In Candidatus Omnitrophota bacterium, the DNA window TACACAAGAAACCAATACTTGAGTTGATAATTTTGAATGGAAGATTGCTTATAAGTAAAAGCATGCCATTAAAATACTTATTTAAAAAATGCTTAGTTGAGTTGGGTAAAATAGGGAATAGGAATTTTATTCTTATGGATAAACGACTTTTAAATATAACAGAGCTATCAGAGTATTTACGTTTGACTAAAGGCACTCTTTATGTATGGGTGTGCCATAAGAAAATTCCTTATTTAAAGATCGGGAGTTCGCTAAGGTTTGATTTAACTCAAATTGACAACTGGCTTAAAGGGAGAAGGGTCGCAGAAATGACTTGACAAACTGAATAAACTATACTAAAGTATATGAAGGATATGGGAAAGAGATATTTCATAAGAGACTTAGAGAAGATACTTCAGGTAAGCCGTAGGACTTATTTCTATTGGGAGCAAACCGGAAAAGTGCCTAAGCCCAAGAGGACTACTATGGGTAATTATCGTTATTGGACTAAAGAAGAGATTAACAAACTAAAGAAGCTGATAGAGGGATAAAATGGGAGTTATTCTTAAAAGAGATAATTGGTATGTAGATTACTATTTTAACGGAAGAAGAAAAAGAGAGAAAATCGGCACTAGCAAAAAGCTGGCTGAAATTGTGCTCAAGAAGAGAAAAGTTGCTATAGCTGAAGGTAAGTTCCTAGATATTAAGAAAGAGCAGAAAGTAAGGTTTGATGAATTTGCCGATGAGTATTTAGTGGTGCATTGCAAATCTAATAACAAGTCGTGGTTTAAATCTGATTATTTTAACCTTAAGAATCTAAAAGCTTATTTCGGTAATAAATACCTTCACGAGATAACCCCGAAAGACATTGAGCAATACAAAGCAGAGAGGATTAAAGAAGTTAAAAAGCAAAAGACGGAAGACAAAGAGGAGCAGTTTATATCTCATGCAACAGTAAATAGGGCGTTAAACTGCCTTAGTTCTTTGTATAATCGTGCTATTGAATGGGGTAAAGCAACAGATAACCCCATGAGTAAAGTGAAGCTTTTTAAGGTGCCTGATAAGCGAGTTCGTTTCCTTGAGAAAGAAGAAATAGACAAGCTCTTATCTCATTGCTGCGAGCATCTAAAGCCAATAGTTATTGTTGCCTTACATACTGGTATGCGTAAGGGTGAGATCCTGGGGCTTAAATGGCACGATATAGATATTAAAAGAAATATAATCCACCTATACGATACCAAGAACGGAGAAAAGAGAGAAGTGCCTATGAACGAAGTTGTGCAGAAGACCGTCATAGGCGTTCTTAAAAACCCAGAAAGCCAATATGTCTTCTGTAATAAAGATAATAAACCTTATGGGAATGTCAGAAAATCATTCTTTACAGCTCTTAAAAAGGCGGGTATAATTAACTTTCGCTTCCACGATTTAAGACATACCTTTGCTTCTCAGCTTGTTATGTCAGGAGTTGATTTAAATACTGTTAGAGAGCTTCTGGGGCATAAATCCATTGAAATGACCCTTAGGTATAGCCATCTATCTCCAGACCATAAGAAGCGAGCAGTTGACGTTTTAGGCAAGAGAATGGACACTTTGTGGACACTTGGAGATAATAACAAAAAGCTGGAAGAAACCAGTATTCCAGAACTCCTTGAAAATAAAGTAGTTGTATAGGTTTGGGGCTGTAGCTCAGTTGGGAGAGCATCTCGTTCGCAACGAGGAGGCCGGGGGCTCAATTCCCCCCAGCTCCACTTATTTATTTCAATAAAAACCAATCTGACTATGTTTTATAAACTAATTATTTTAACTAAACTATTTATCTTCTGTATATTTTTTAATTGTTCTGCTTCTTCAGTTAAACAATCTGAATTTGGCGGGCAGTTTTATCCGGAACAAAAAGAAGAATTATCGAAGATGATTGATAATCTTTTATCAAAGGCTCATCCTAAAGAGGCACCCGGAGATATTTTTTTACTTCTTAGTCCCCACGCAGGATACGGTTACTCAGGCCAAACTGCTGCCTATGGCTATAAGCTCATTAAAGATAAACCTTATAAAACGGTGATTATTATAGGGACTAGCCATCATAAAGTTTTTAATGGGGCTGCTGTTTATACTCAGGGCGTTTTTGTTACTAGTTTAGGCAGGATAAATATTGATAATGAATTGGCTAAAAAAATGATTGGAAAAGATCCGGAACTTTTCTCGGATGTATCTGCTTTTAATAATGAGCATTCGGTTGAGGTGCAGCTGCCTTTTTTGCAAAAGCTTTTACCTGGTTTCTCCGCCGGAGCCGGATCCGCCTCTGGCGGAAAAATTGTTCCGATAGTTGTCGGAGACTGTTCTTTAGAAACCTGTAAAAAGATTGCACTTCTAGTTAGGCAAGCTATAGGAGTGCGTAAGGATGTTTTGATCGTAGTGTCAACTGATTTATATCATGGATATGATTTTGAAAAAGCCGATAAGACCGATGCAGTTACCCTGGATTCTATTAAAAGTATGGATTATGAAAAATTATATTATAATTTACGGGATGGATCAGCACAGGCTTGTGGAGGATTTGGTACTGTAATTGGTTTGGCCATTGCAAAAGATTTAGATTATAAAAAGATAGAGATATTACACTATACTAATTCTGCGATTCTAACAGGAAAGCCAGTTAAAAATATTTGGACGGTAGGTTATGCCAGTTGTGTGGCGTTTAGGCTTAAGGAGAATAATATGTTAAATATCCAGCAGAGAAAAAGACTTATCAATATCGCGCGGCAAGCAATCGAGAAGTATTTGAAAACTTCTACTAAGTTGCAAGTAAATGAGACTGATCCTGTCTTAAATCAGAAAATGGGAGCATTTGTTACTCTTACTAAGTATGGAGAATTGCGGGGTTGTATAGGGAATCTTGTGGGCACAGAGCCGCTTTATTTAACCGTCGGCAATATGGCAATTGAGGCAGCAGTTGATGATCCGCGTTTTCATCCGCTTAGTTTATCAGAATTAAAGGACATTGACCTGGAAATCTCTGTTTTATCTCTATTGGAAAGGGTAGATTCGGCTGAAAAAATAGAACTAGGCAAGCATGGTGTTTTAGTAAAAAGAGGCATAAATAGCGGAGTATTCTTGCCGCAAGTAGCTACGGAAACCGGCTGGAGTAAAGAAGAATTTTTGAGTCAGCTTTGTTCTCAGAAAGCCAACTTACCTGCAGATGCCTGGAAGGA includes these proteins:
- a CDS encoding helix-turn-helix domain-containing protein translates to MPLKYLFKKCLVELGKIGNRNFILMDKRLLNITELSEYLRLTKGTLYVWVCHKKIPYLKIGSSLRFDLTQIDNWLKGRRVAEMT
- a CDS encoding MerR family transcriptional regulator: MGKRYFIRDLEKILQVSRRTYFYWEQTGKVPKPKRTTMGNYRYWTKEEINKLKKLIEG
- a CDS encoding site-specific integrase, with amino-acid sequence MGVILKRDNWYVDYYFNGRRKREKIGTSKKLAEIVLKKRKVAIAEGKFLDIKKEQKVRFDEFADEYLVVHCKSNNKSWFKSDYFNLKNLKAYFGNKYLHEITPKDIEQYKAERIKEVKKQKTEDKEEQFISHATVNRALNCLSSLYNRAIEWGKATDNPMSKVKLFKVPDKRVRFLEKEEIDKLLSHCCEHLKPIVIVALHTGMRKGEILGLKWHDIDIKRNIIHLYDTKNGEKREVPMNEVVQKTVIGVLKNPESQYVFCNKDNKPYGNVRKSFFTALKKAGIINFRFHDLRHTFASQLVMSGVDLNTVRELLGHKSIEMTLRYSHLSPDHKKRAVDVLGKRMDTLWTLGDNNKKLEETSIPELLENKVVV
- the amrB gene encoding AmmeMemoRadiSam system protein B, which gives rise to MFYKLIILTKLFIFCIFFNCSASSVKQSEFGGQFYPEQKEELSKMIDNLLSKAHPKEAPGDIFLLLSPHAGYGYSGQTAAYGYKLIKDKPYKTVIIIGTSHHKVFNGAAVYTQGVFVTSLGRINIDNELAKKMIGKDPELFSDVSAFNNEHSVEVQLPFLQKLLPGFSAGAGSASGGKIVPIVVGDCSLETCKKIALLVRQAIGVRKDVLIVVSTDLYHGYDFEKADKTDAVTLDSIKSMDYEKLYYNLRDGSAQACGGFGTVIGLAIAKDLDYKKIEILHYTNSAILTGKPVKNIWTVGYASCVAFRLKENNMLNIQQRKRLINIARQAIEKYLKTSTKLQVNETDPVLNQKMGAFVTLTKYGELRGCIGNLVGTEPLYLTVGNMAIEAAVDDPRFHPLSLSELKDIDLEISVLSLLERVDSAEKIELGKHGVLVKRGINSGVFLPQVATETGWSKEEFLSQLCSQKANLPADAWKDKNTELYIFSAEVFSEKELE